CACCGCAATTATAATGTATACATCTGGTTCAACTGGAGTGCCAAAAGGTGTACTTTTGTCTCATACAAACATCATAGCAACAATGAAGGCATTCTGTGATGCTGTGGAAATTAGATCAGATGATGTTTTCCTTGGATTTTTACCTCTGGCCCATGTGTTTGAACTTCTTGCTGAGAGTGTGTGTCTACTGACTGGCGTACCTATTGGATACAGTTCACCTCTTACAATGATTGATTCTAGTAGCAAAATTCAGAGAGGGTCCAAGGGTGATGCCTCAGTGTTGCATCCAACTTGTTTAACCGCAGTACCAGTAAGTTTCATAATTAGTCTTTGCAGTGTACTATAAATAAAATCTATAATGGCTTATGCATATTTTAGCTCATTCTTGACCGCATCTCCAAAGGCATAAACGAGAAGGTAAAGAAGTCAGGTGCTTTCCGGCAAGCGATCTTCCATTTTGCTTATCAGTACAAACTGAAATGGGCCAAACGAGGTTATGATACACCTTTCTTTGATAAATACATCTTTGGAGCTGCAAGACAAGTCCTTGGTGGAAAAGTTAGGCTTATACTTTGCGGTGGTGCGCCTCTAACCCCAGATACGCACACCCAGGTTAAGATCTGTCTTTGTGTCACTGTTACACAAGGATATGGTCTCACAGAAACAACTTCATGCGCAACTGTCATGGATGGTATGTATTGCACAAAGACCTATTTTACTGAATGAATTTAATTCTATGGTTTATTTTATCTTCTAGTGCACGACAGAAGTACAGGAAGGGTTGGAGCACCGACTACGGTTTGCGACATCCgcttagaaaattgggaagaaGCTGGTTACAGAGTCACAGATACACCACATCCCAGAGGAGAGATCGTTATTGGCGGTGCAAATGTTTCGGCTGGTTATTACAAGCTACCAGATAAGACGAAAGAGGACTTCTTCCAAGAAGATGGGAAGCAGTGGTTCAGAACTGGGGATATTGGAGAATTCCATTCTGACGGTTCCATAAAGATTATTGGTATGGTtcaatatatgagttagaatactCAGTTGGAGTTCAAACAGTAACTTTatatatttggttaattacttTCTTCTAATGAACTGAAATGTACTTTACAGACCGAAAGAAGGATTTAGTGAAATTACAACTTGGAGAATATGTGTCCCTGGGCAAAGTTGAAGCAGAGTTGAAGACCTGTCCTGTCGTAGAAAACATTTGTGTTTACGGAGACTCACACAAGACTCACACAGTGGCATTAGTGGTACCCAATACTTATTATCTGGAAGAGATCGCCTCTAATCTTGGATACAAGGGAAAAACCATCGAGGAACTTTGTTGTAATCCTGAAGTCGAGAAGATGGTATTACAGGAACTGATTGAGCAAGCCAAAAAATGTAAGTATCATAGAATTTCTGTGGAATATCATTGTGCGAGGTTTGAGTTTGTAATTTGTTATCTAGGCAAGCTGGAAAGATTTGAGATACCCGGTGCAGTGAAACTGTGTGCGGAACAATGGTCACCGGACATGGGACTAGTGACAGCCGCGTTCAAGTTGAAGAGAAAAGCGGTACAAGAACGTTACCAACACGAAATAAATAGAATGTACGCTTCGTGATGTTGCCCGAAATCTTGCAAGAAGTGTAAAGTATGAAGTGACGTTGAAATTCGAACTTTTTTCATCTTACAAAATAGTACCTCGACGAATCCCCACGTATGAGTTTTGTGGGACAAAGTCGTGTACGA
This genomic window from Megachile rotundata isolate GNS110a chromosome 14, iyMegRotu1, whole genome shotgun sequence contains:
- the Acsl gene encoding acyl-CoA synthetase long-chain isoform X1, producing the protein MIVEDKQEMEGFWISGAIHAIKALSYVYDLLTFPVYLILQRPWEKKKASRRIKARPIARDEQRITYRSVDPPGPMHVMLEREKVDTLEKMMTWVVNMHREKKCLGTRQILAEEDELQPNGRIFKKYKMGDYKWKSYTEVNRLMTSFSRGLRELGLTTRKNIVIFAETRAEWMIAAYGCFKQNLTVVTIYATLGDDAIAHGINETEVDTVITSHDLLPKFKRLLDKVPEIKTIIYMEDQLKPTNTTGFKDGVRLISYSEVIKKGNESNAPMSPPQANDTAIIMYTSGSTGVPKGVLLSHTNIIATMKAFCDAVEIRSDDVFLGFLPLAHVFELLAESVCLLTGVPIGYSSPLTMIDSSSKIQRGSKGDASVLHPTCLTAVPLILDRISKGINEKVKKSGAFRQAIFHFAYQYKLKWAKRGYDTPFFDKYIFGAARQVLGGKVRLILCGGAPLTPDTHTQVKICLCVTVTQGYGLTETTSCATVMDVHDRSTGRVGAPTTVCDIRLENWEEAGYRVTDTPHPRGEIVIGGANVSAGYYKLPDKTKEDFFQEDGKQWFRTGDIGEFHSDGSIKIIDRKKDLVKLQLGEYVSLGKVEAELKTCPVVENICVYGDSHKTHTVALVVPNTYYLEEIASNLGYKGKTIEELCCNPEVEKMVLQELIEQAKKCKLERFEIPGAVKLCAEQWSPDMGLVTAAFKLKRKAVQERYQHEINRMYAS
- the Acsl gene encoding acyl-CoA synthetase long-chain isoform X2, giving the protein MEGFWISGAIHAIKALSYVYDLLTFPVYLILQRPWEKKKASRRIKARPIARDEQRITYRSVDPPGPMHVMLEREKVDTLEKMMTWVVNMHREKKCLGTRQILAEEDELQPNGRIFKKYKMGDYKWKSYTEVNRLMTSFSRGLRELGLTTRKNIVIFAETRAEWMIAAYGCFKQNLTVVTIYATLGDDAIAHGINETEVDTVITSHDLLPKFKRLLDKVPEIKTIIYMEDQLKPTNTTGFKDGVRLISYSEVIKKGNESNAPMSPPQANDTAIIMYTSGSTGVPKGVLLSHTNIIATMKAFCDAVEIRSDDVFLGFLPLAHVFELLAESVCLLTGVPIGYSSPLTMIDSSSKIQRGSKGDASVLHPTCLTAVPLILDRISKGINEKVKKSGAFRQAIFHFAYQYKLKWAKRGYDTPFFDKYIFGAARQVLGGKVRLILCGGAPLTPDTHTQVKICLCVTVTQGYGLTETTSCATVMDVHDRSTGRVGAPTTVCDIRLENWEEAGYRVTDTPHPRGEIVIGGANVSAGYYKLPDKTKEDFFQEDGKQWFRTGDIGEFHSDGSIKIIDRKKDLVKLQLGEYVSLGKVEAELKTCPVVENICVYGDSHKTHTVALVVPNTYYLEEIASNLGYKGKTIEELCCNPEVEKMVLQELIEQAKKCKLERFEIPGAVKLCAEQWSPDMGLVTAAFKLKRKAVQERYQHEINRMYAS